The sequence AGTACACAAGCAagaaagcgtgtgtgtgtgagtgtgtgtgtgtgtgtgtgtgtgtgtgtgtgtgtgtgtgtgtgtgtgtgtgtgtgtgtgtgtgtgtgtgtgtgtgtgtttaagacaGGTACTTTAGATgtccaaagaaaaacagcttgaGTATCAAGCTTTTTCAAAAAATGAACAACTAAATGGGCTCCACCCAAACTGTTGAGAACTGAATGACACCAGGGGGCACTGCACTGAATCAAAACTTATTAACATTAAGCTAGTTTTCTTACTGTCACCTCATTTTTATATCACAACAACAACTTTGCAAACCATGCTGGTGagttttacatatttaaatgtactttttactatTCCAGGCATCCATtagtttccattcatttctttAGGGTATGAAAGTTACATCATCATTGCCTGGTAATGTAGTTTCATTGCAGATTTGAAAAGTCTCCACTGCTTTACTCCACAACAATGATACCACTTTGACCAAAATTAATGCAGAATTGATGTTTGTTGTGATGGACAACTTGAGCAAGTCTCAGGCGTCTGCCCTTTGATTTTCATTCCATGTGGAAATAAATGGAAATCAGTGGCCATCTGTAATGGCAGTAAAGATTAATCTGAAAATCTAAACCTTAACAGCATGAATTTGAAAATGgtcattaaaaatataaagtatacATAATCACTTGTAAAGCAGCTAAAGCTTGTAAAACACTGGTTCAGTCCTTTAAGTAGGCTTCATCTTCAAAGATTAAGTCCTCGTGCACACAGCACATGCAAGCCTCCCAAACTGGATGAAAAAAAGCTTTACTGTATCAATTAAACTGTCCATCACAGGGCTATTTATCCTGACTTGTACTGCTTACTCTTAAGGATGACTGAATCAAATAGAAAAACATCACTGTtgaaattcagttcagtttataCAAAACATTTATCATTAAAAATTCTGATAGACAAGCAGACTTTCAGTTTCCtcaaaataacatttgattTCTCCAGCATTTGATGTAAAGTATTTTATGAGGGACAATATACTGTACGTCTGTGTTTTAACATTGCTGTTTGTCcagttgtcaaaatgtttgtccTCAAAGCATTATTGatctctttatctctttatcCGACACGTCTTTATTTTTGTAGTCAAAGGTCAGACGTCTTCATCCACATCATCATTTCATATATCTCACAGCATCTCATGAGAATATTCATGAGCTGTTTTTGTATGATTACTGCACTGCGGTGAACAACATAACATTCACCTGTGAGGTTGTTTGAGGCTACTATAATGACTGTAACATCCTCGTTCCTTTCACTGtgataaaaacaacaggaaatatCAACATTTAAAGCATGTCCTTGTGACTCTGAGCTTTCCTGAAACCCGCTTTTATATTTCAGATGTCAACATTATGTTCTCCAGCAGCTCCTAATAGTAAACATAATATGTAATCTGGGGAGttattgtttgtcattttcatttgaaaggtGGTCGGGAATACAAAGGGAAACACCCTGAGGGAATTACcaaggtagagagagagagagcactgaAAGGGCATAAAGGACAGATGGATGAGAGGAATGAGGGGCATCACCATGTAGAGAAAATACCCAAAAAGATCACCAGCTGCACAACACTACCTGAACCATTTGGTTTCCCCCGTCAGTCAATTAATTATGAATTCTCAGCTATTTTCACTTCCTCATACTGATCAGCAGGTTTTGGTGCTAGGTGAAAGTATGAGTCTTATAACCACAAGTGAGACCTATAATTAGTTTGGATATGTCTGTTAAAGGTCACAAAATGTTATGTGGTGTTacagtattttgtttaattttaatcaAAGCCTAGTTTCAGGCCCATGTCTTAAAAAAGCATTTCTATAATCCAATCAACCAATGACACACTTCAAAAATTGTATTCTGATTACAATGATTGTTTATggataaagacaaaaaaaaaaaaccccaaaaactacacaaagcaaaacagcaaatagtcacatttgagaGGATAGTGCCATTCATTTGGgagtttttttgctttaaaaattaattaaattatcaaaatagttgcagatgcATATCCTGTAGATCAAGTAATAAACTAATAGCTTCAACTCTGTACCCTGCAGCCACAACCTGCATACACATAGAGGCCTAAACTTATTACTATATTGAGTATTCCCTTTAAATGTATGTTATACTGAGCCCTAAGTACAATAGAACTACTAGAGAACATGTACGGTACAATTCATCCCTGCAGATGTATTTACTGCCATTATTATCCCTTCATGATATGATAACGCTTCATTATCTAATTCATGTTTATActtatgtttaaatgtgttattcGCTTTCCGTGATTGTATTAAAGAGGGACTTTCATGGGTTTTTTCTGCGGCAGACAACTGGAGGCGGAGTTTTACATAAAATGCCAGTTGAAGGGAAGCGGCGAGTGAACTGAGGATCTCCTTCCGCCGTCCGTATGTGCAGAGAGCAGTCTGATATCGCTGGGAGGGTAAGCTTTTGTTCCACTTTACGCAcggaaaatgtattttaactaTTTATACATGTGTCTGCTTAGTGTCGTGTGAGTGTAGTAAGGCAGAGGTGTTTGTataatgctttaaaaatgtCGTTTAATGCGTACATGCGCCTCTCGTAGTTGAGCTACTAGTCATCGCAGTCTGAGTGTGGTCCTTTGTGTCCTCCATTGCTCCGGTGACAGATCATCGGTTAGTGAACGGGTAGAAAGGTTAACCAGTTCACGTTAAAACTCCTCAATAAACGTATAATTAACGTTATGCAACCCTCAGACTGCAGTGGTGTTTACATCGGGTTGTTATGCTGTTAAATAAGCTGCATTTAGCCTTCAGCGTTATCCGGCTTGTGTTACCGACAGCTAACGTTAACTCAAGCTGTTTCTTTTCCGTTcacaatgctaatgctagcgCGGCTGTTAGCTTCAACGCTAACCGTAACTTGACGCTAAAATATTGCTTAATGTTGGCTTCTGGCTGGAAGTAAAGTAGCTGAACACTACAGAAACACGACCAAGTCTTCACACATGACTTCACACAGTTTTttctaaaacattaaaactgtaaatgacCAGTGTTACTCTTAACAATAAAATTTCTTAGGAACCTGAAGCGGACTTTTAACTACGTTACGTCATTTCTGCAAATGCTGATTGGAGGTAAAAGTTAATTGGTTTGGCTGAAATAATTAGTCATAAACCGAAAATTATTGGTCAATTATTGACTAAAATGTCAATCATTATCTAGTTCCAGCGTATCAGATATGGAGATTTGAAACCTTCCTCAGTTTCAAACGTTtgaaattgaatatatttgaagATGCTGATCTTTATAGACCATAtaattaattgagaaagtaaTTGGTAGATGTATTTAATGAGAAAAATCATCAGTTGCAGTTGTAAATCGATTACTCTTTTGTTCCCGTCACATCCACAAACTGTCTTTGTTGTGCTTCATAGAAGTACAATGATTTAATCCTCACATGTCAACCACGCTTCATAAATTTATTTAagtgaattgatttttttttttttttttacccccgGTAGAAAATGGGTGGGCTGTGGAAAGAGACCCTGGCTCTGGCAGAGGACTACCTGTCCATTTGCTGCACAAGCCCACATCAAGCCCCTTCACCTCCCAGCGAGTCAGCCGCTGCCATGAGGCGTCTGGCCCAGGACATGGAAAAGCAGCATCAGGCTCGCTTCCACTCCCTTGCTCAGACCTTCCTTGGGCAGTGCGGGCCGGACCCCTGCTCCAGCCTCAGGAAGGTGATAGAGGAGCTGGTGGGTGACGGACATTTGAACTGGGGAAGGGTTGTGTCCCTTTTCACCTTTACTGGGGTGCTGGCCAGACTGTTGCTGGAGCAGAAGGGAATGAAGCCGGGGCTGGACTCTGGGCAGGGGCAGGAACTGGGACAGGTGCCTGGAAGCTGCAGGGGATTGGCACAAACCATAGCCGACTACctgggagaggagaagaaagactGGCTGCTGGAGAATGACAGCTGGGTAGGTCTTAACTACATGGCTCCTCCTATACAGACACTACTGCAGAGCTGATTGAGTCAAGTAGGAAAGACAAACACTGAAGATAAGAGGAGTTTTGATTGTATTTAGGGCATCAAGCCAATTTTAAACTAAACTGTTGGAAAAATCCCTTGAAGACTTAGAAgtgaaaatgatttataaaacaACTGGCATTGGAAACCACCTAGTCTTGATAGGATCATGTTTGCTTACTTCTCCGGTATTCACATCTATGTGTAAAAGTGGCTTAAAATACGACCAGAGCTTAGTTTAGATGGAGCCATTTTTGTTTGCCGACAACACAAGCATTCAGACGTCTCATGAGGCCGCTGTGATTATAAGAACTGTAGAACAACATTAGGTGAGACTATGAGGACTGTGTGCTACAACAAGGTGAACATCAACAGTGTAAATTCAGGGTCCTGATTAAACAATGTTGAGGTTTAGATTATCAGTTTTTTGTAAAGTCAGTATCAGACTGTAAAAACCAAATGAAATCAAACACACAAGGATCATTTGAAAACTGCTTGTTGTGGCttttttttactggaaaaaACTTAAGCTTAAAGGGATTGTATGATAGACTTAAAAGTCTCACCAAAACGAACTATAGTTGAATGTCTGCTTTTGTGAATGAGCTCGCCCTGGCCCCCTCCCAAACGCccacgtaaacacacacacacacacacacacccctccttTCTTCTGCTGGCAGCTGGTTTCAACAGACACGTAACCAGCTCAGCCAGATGGACTTTTGTAGTAACAGTCAAAGCTTCAGTGTGTTGAATTTGGCTTTCCCCACATTGAAAGTTAGAGTGGTATGACTAGAAAAACATACAGCTGTAAAGAGGCGAACACCTGGAGCCGAGAGCAGGTGCACTCACTGGTCAAACCTGTGGCTTCAGtctgaaaacatgaagaaatgcAGCTGCAGGAGGCTGCACACCTGCATCTGGCTACGCTGTTTATATTGTCATATAAACATGAATAATTTTGCCTGTTTCTGTGTAAGATTTGGGGGAAAATGgcacaaatttttttttttctataccTGCGGGTTGACACTTTGACAGAATTCATCTTTCTTACTTTGAAAAACTGCTGCGTTGTCAGGAATGTTTGAAAAGTTGCAGATATCAGCAGCAACCTCGGAGTGTAAAatagttttctgtgtttttggagAAACCCAAGAATAACTGtgacatattttccaaaatattttgtataattGCCACCAGCTGTCAGTTAAGCCACTGATAGTTGAAAGTCATTTTGGCAAACAGTTAACACTTGCTCATTTGTATTCTAAACCTACAGCAGATGGAGGAAAAACTGAAAGTTGCAGATAAATTTATTTTGTTgcaagtaaacaaaaaagtttcATACTCAtaaagttttcttctttttttttctctgtaggCGGGGTTCTGTAAGTTCTCCCGCAGTGCCAGAGAGGTGAACCAGGACTCGTCCATGAAGACAGCGCTGTTTGCTGCGGCTGGAGTCGGCCTCGCTGGACTCACCTTCCTCCTGGTGCGCTAACCAGCCTTTTTAGATCCTTTTGCATCCTCATCCAAGTTCTTGTTTCATTTGGCACAATTAAGTAGATCTTTgattcagtcattcattctaACATCA comes from Thunnus maccoyii chromosome 1, fThuMac1.1, whole genome shotgun sequence and encodes:
- the bcl2l10 gene encoding bcl-2-like protein 10, giving the protein MCREQSDIAGRKMGGLWKETLALAEDYLSICCTSPHQAPSPPSESAAAMRRLAQDMEKQHQARFHSLAQTFLGQCGPDPCSSLRKVIEELVGDGHLNWGRVVSLFTFTGVLARLLLEQKGMKPGLDSGQGQELGQVPGSCRGLAQTIADYLGEEKKDWLLENDSWAGFCKFSRSAREVNQDSSMKTALFAAAGVGLAGLTFLLVR